One Oncorhynchus keta strain PuntledgeMale-10-30-2019 chromosome 23, Oket_V2, whole genome shotgun sequence DNA segment encodes these proteins:
- the LOC118401853 gene encoding ETS-related transcription factor Elf-1-like has protein sequence MSSMLQQTELIFEFASDHVNNGLQLDEHLAYPAVIVEQIPQSHLLSYTGLACEQTHTEDHLLTTVEDSESGDEETMETLVAAETLLNMDSPDSLSLDQQHYTQLYVPALGDVITSPVTHQLTVSAEGLVGALGQPQWVTLQRETVAEKPKKRAKKSKRPESPTPDITFKRGKYSKGNTMFLWQFLIELLQDRQACPRYIKWTNRHAGIFKLVNSKAVARLWGKHKNKPDMNYETMGRALRYYYQRGILNKVEGQRLVYQFASLPKDMVFISDDEDQEDQDNHEEEEDDGDDGVPDDPEDSLPYSDQSLDDLGSYEHSFLPPPQATRGYHRPRQTSTGPAAAQRRRPGPKPKTQLPSLAHRRTVLRPPGSSLIQQQHLPIVSAEMLRTLQNVQSLQPGQHGSVFRTAQLLGSLCERQAASAEQTTSQIVTLQLQPLTCPVKQEELEVRTEEDPDSGLIVE, from the exons ATGTCTTCCATGCTGCAGCAGACGGAACTCATCTTTGAGTTTGCCAGCGACCACGTGAACAATGGACTACAG CTGGATGAGCACTTGGCCTATCCTGCAGTGATAGTGGAGCAGATCCCACAATCCCACCTGCTCTCCTACACAGGCCTGGCctgtgagcagacacacacagaagacCACCTGCTAACAACAG TGGAGGACAGTGAGAGTGGAGATGAGGAAACCATGGAAACACTGGTGGCAGCTGAGACTCTCCTCAACATGGACTcccctgactccctctctctggaCCAACAGCACtaca CCCAGCTGTACGTCCCGGCCCTGGGTGATGTCATCACATCACCCGTTACCCACCAGTTGACGGTGTCAGCGGAAGGCCTTGTGGGAGCTCTGGGCCAGCCCCAGTGGGTCACACTGCAGAGGGAGACTGTTGCTGAGAAACCAAAGAAGAGAG CTAAGAAATCCAAAAGGCCTGAATCCCCCACACCGGACATCACATTCAAGAGGGGCAAATACAGCAAAG GTAACACTATGTTCTTGTGGCAGTTCCTGATTGAGCTTCTCCAGGACAGACAGGCCTGCCCACGTTACATCAAATGGACCAATCGGCATGCAGGGATCTTTAAGCTGGTCAACTCCAAGGCTGTGGCCAGACTCTGGGGCAAACACAAGAACAAACCAGACATGAACTATGAGACCATGGGCCGAGCACTCCG gTACTACTACCAGCGTGGGATTCTGAACAAGGTGGAGGGTCAGAGGCTGGTCTACCAGTTTGCCTCTCTGCCCAAAGACATGGTCTTCATCAGCGACGATGAAGACCAGGAGGACCAAGACAAtcatgaggaagaagaggacgaTGGCGATGATGGCGTCCCAGATGACCCAGAGGACAGTCTGCCCTACAGCGACCAATCCCTGGACGATTTAGGGTCCTACGAGCATtctttccttccccctccccaGGCTACCAGAGGCTACCATAGGCCCAGACAGACCAGCACAGGTCCAGCAGCAGCCCAGCGGCGCCGACCCGGCCCAAAACCCAAGACCCAACTCCCGTCCTTAGCCCATCGCAGGACAGTCCTCCGGCCACCAGGGAGCAGTCTGATCCAGCAGCAGCATCTGCCTATAGTCTCAGCTGAGATGCTGCGGACCCTGCAGAACGTGCAGTCTTTGCAGCCTGGTCAGCATGGGTCAGTCTTCAGAACTGCTCAGCTGCTGGGGAGTCTGTGTGAGAGACAGGCTGCTAGTGCAGAACAGACCACCAGTCAGATAGTGACTCTGCAGTTACAGCCCTTGACCTGCCCTGTCAAGCAGGAGGAGCTAGAGGTTAGGACTGAGGAGGACCCAGACTCTGGACTGATTGTGGAGTAG